The DNA segment CACGTCTgattataaatgtatttataataataactcacatttttttttcaattaactGAACTATTATCTAATTACTATATTAgccatattttttaaaatttatttggtGAAATGGTTGTGACTAGATAAAtatcatatattaattaataatataatgagGAAATTGGATTGTTTGTTTGATATATGTATTGATTATAAtgattaaaatttgtaaaagttGTACCAAATAAGATGCATTTGAATAAATGCTATTTGTGAAATAAAATGCATTCAGAAgagtttatataattaatttactaGGAGGGTGAAGCAATTCCAAAAAATATCTCCAAAAGTATTTATTCTTGGTTAAGTAAGTATTAATTGATCCATGATTAGCTAGTTTATGAATTATGTTTTTGGTAAAATTAAGTATTAGATAAGTTATTTCATGTAAATTGTAATTGAAATTGGTAAatgaaattttgataatttaattttatattaataagtgagtttaaaaataatttatccaaaaaaaaagttgaatgtTGAATCATAGAATACAGAGAGAAGGTTGAGAATGTGGAGACAACGTTGGCATTAGCATGCTTCTACGCTGTTGCTGTTGCTGCTTTCCATTGAAGACGAAGGTGTTGCTGTCACTGTCACTGTCACTGTCACCACTCTCCAACAACACTCGCCTCTTCTCTTCTGCGGCTTCTTCAACTGCAGCCATCACAATCACACCTTCAATCTTGAAACAATGCAACTCTCTAACCCAGGTAAAAGTGTGGCATCAGCAGAGCATCGTGCAGGGCCTTCTGCATTTGGTCACGGACCTAATCGGCGCATACATGGCCTGCAATTCAACTGCCACCGCCATTCTGCTTCTAGAGCGCCTCCCTCCATCGCCGTCTTCCGTTTTCTGGTGGAACCAACTCATAAGACGCGCCCTTCACCTCGGAACTCCTCGCAAAGTTTTCGCTCTCTTCCGGCGGATGAAGTCACTGGGGTGGACCCCTGACCACTATACCTACCCTTTTCTCTTCAAAGGTTGTTCCTTTCTTTCCCTCGGTGCTTCCCTCCATGCTACCGTCGCACGATCTGGCTTTGCTTCCAATGTGTTCGTTTGCAATGCGCTGGTCTCCATGTATGGGAAGTGTGGAGCCCTCAGCCACGCACACCAGGTGTTCGATGATTTGTGTCAGTGGGGTATTCAGGACTTGGTGTCGTGGAATTCTATTGTGTCTGCTTATATGGGGGCCTCCGATGCAAAGACTTCACTTTTATTGTTTCGTAAAATGACTAGACTGAATTTGATGTCCCCGGACGTGATCAGCCTCGTTAACATACTTCCTGCTTGTGCTTCCCTGGCTGCCTTGCTGCATGGCAGAGAGGTTCATGGGTTTGCTATCAGAAGTGGGTTGGTGGATGATGTTTTTGTGGGAAATGCTGTGGTTGATATGTATGCTAAGTGTGGGGAGGTGGAGGAGGCCAATAAGGTTTTCCAGAGGATGGTGTTTAAAGATGTTGTTTCTTGGAACGCCATGGTGACTGGCTATTCTCAAGCTGGCAGATTGGAACATGCTCTTTCTTTGTTTGAGAGGATGCGGGAGGAAGACATTGAGCTAGATGTTGTGACTTGGACAGCTGTTATCACAGGGTATGCGCAGCGAGGACAGGGTTGTGAAGCTTTGGATGTGTTTAGGCAGATGTGCAGTTGTGGTTCTCGTCCGAATGTGGTCACTCTCGTCTCGTTACTTTCAGCTTGTGCCTCTGTTGGGGCATTGCTCCATGGGAAAGAAACTCATTGCTATGCCATCAAATCTATTCTCAGCTTAGATGGACCTGATCCTGGGGATGATGATTTGAAGGTGATTAATGGTCTAATTGACATGTATGCTAAATGCCAAAGCACAGAGGTGGCTAGAAAAATGTTTGATTCAGTATCTTCAAAAGATAGAGACGTGGTTACCTGGACTGTGATGATTGGTGGGTATGCCCAACATGGTGATGCCAATCATGCTCTACAGCTTTTCTCCGAAATGTTTTATAAGTATATAAAGCCTAATGATTTCACTTTATCATGTGCCCTTGTGGCCTGTGCTCGTTTGTCAGCATTGAGGTTTGGAAGGCAAATCCATGCTTATGTGTTGCGCAATTGCTATGGGTCTGTTGTGCTGTTTGTGGCAAATTGTCTTATAGACATGTATTCCAAATGTGGAGATGTGGATACCGCTCAGATTGTTTTTGACAACATGCCACACAGAAATGCTGTCTCTTGGACGTCTTTAATGACTGGATACGGCATGCATGGACGTGGTGAAGATGCTGTCCAGGTTTTTGATGAGATGAGGAAAGTGTCTCTAGTGCCTGATGGCATAACCTTTCTTGTTTTGCTTTATGCTTGTAGTCATTCGGGAATGGTGGATCAGGGTACTGATTTCTTTAATAGAATGAGGAAGGAATTTGGGGTAGATCCTGGACCGGAGCATTATGCTTGCATGGTTGATCTCTGGGGTCGCGCTGGTCGGTTAGGAGAAGCTATGAAGCTCATTGATGAAATGCCTGTGGAACCAACCCCAGTAGTGTGGGTGGCCTTGCTCAGTGCTTGTCGGTTACATTCGAATGTGGAAGTTGGGGAACTTGCGGCAAAGCGTTTGTTAGAATTGGAATCAGGGAATGATGGGTCATACACTTTGCTTTCAAACATATACGCCAATGCCAGTCGCTGGAAAGACGTAGCTAGGATCAGATATATGATGAAACGTAGTGGAATCAAGAAAAGACCTGGTTGCAGCTGGGTGGAAGGAAGGAAAGGCGTTGCAACCTTTTTTGTTGGAGACAGATCTCACTCACAGTCTCAACAGATATATGAAACACTTGCAGACTTGATTCACCGCATTAAAGCCATTGGTTATGTTCCTCAGACAAGTTTTGCTCTCCATGATGTTGATGATGAAGAAAAGGGTGACCTGCTTTCTGAACATAGTGAGAAGTTGGCTCTTGCCTATGGCATTCTAACATTACCACCAGCTGCACCCATTCGAATCACCAAGAATTTACGCATCTGTGGTGATTGCCACTCTGC comes from the Phaseolus vulgaris cultivar G19833 chromosome 8, P. vulgaris v2.0, whole genome shotgun sequence genome and includes:
- the LOC137826031 gene encoding pentatricopeptide repeat-containing protein At5g16860, with product MLLRCCCCCFPLKTKVLLSLSLSLSPLSNNTRLFSSAASSTAAITITPSILKQCNSLTQVKVWHQQSIVQGLLHLVTDLIGAYMACNSTATAILLLERLPPSPSSVFWWNQLIRRALHLGTPRKVFALFRRMKSLGWTPDHYTYPFLFKGCSFLSLGASLHATVARSGFASNVFVCNALVSMYGKCGALSHAHQVFDDLCQWGIQDLVSWNSIVSAYMGASDAKTSLLLFRKMTRLNLMSPDVISLVNILPACASLAALLHGREVHGFAIRSGLVDDVFVGNAVVDMYAKCGEVEEANKVFQRMVFKDVVSWNAMVTGYSQAGRLEHALSLFERMREEDIELDVVTWTAVITGYAQRGQGCEALDVFRQMCSCGSRPNVVTLVSLLSACASVGALLHGKETHCYAIKSILSLDGPDPGDDDLKVINGLIDMYAKCQSTEVARKMFDSVSSKDRDVVTWTVMIGGYAQHGDANHALQLFSEMFYKYIKPNDFTLSCALVACARLSALRFGRQIHAYVLRNCYGSVVLFVANCLIDMYSKCGDVDTAQIVFDNMPHRNAVSWTSLMTGYGMHGRGEDAVQVFDEMRKVSLVPDGITFLVLLYACSHSGMVDQGTDFFNRMRKEFGVDPGPEHYACMVDLWGRAGRLGEAMKLIDEMPVEPTPVVWVALLSACRLHSNVEVGELAAKRLLELESGNDGSYTLLSNIYANASRWKDVARIRYMMKRSGIKKRPGCSWVEGRKGVATFFVGDRSHSQSQQIYETLADLIHRIKAIGYVPQTSFALHDVDDEEKGDLLSEHSEKLALAYGILTLPPAAPIRITKNLRICGDCHSAITYISKIIEHEIILRDSSRFHHFRNGSCSCKGYW